One segment of Cetobacterium somerae ATCC BAA-474 DNA contains the following:
- the speD gene encoding adenosylmethionine decarboxylase: protein MKLETLGRHILIEFYNCDEEILKNPTLIKEHMNEAAKIANATIVESVFHHFNPYGVSGAVIISESHLAIHTWPEYGYAAVDVFTCGDKIDPWTAFKFLEDVFKSDRSESIEVPRGMVDKIRNYSKKELGKITFKPEEE, encoded by the coding sequence TTGAAATTAGAAACACTTGGAAGACACATTTTAATTGAGTTTTATAACTGTGATGAGGAAATATTAAAAAATCCTACTTTAATAAAAGAACACATGAATGAAGCAGCAAAAATAGCTAATGCAACAATAGTTGAATCGGTATTTCATCATTTTAACCCTTATGGAGTATCAGGAGCTGTAATTATATCAGAATCTCATCTTGCAATTCATACTTGGCCTGAGTATGGTTATGCAGCAGTTGATGTGTTTACTTGTGGCGATAAGATAGATCCATGGACAGCTTTTAAATTTTTAGAGGATGTATTTAAATCTGATAGAAGTGAGTCAATAGAGGTTCCAAGAGGAATGGTAGATAAAATTAGAAATTACTCAAAAAAAGAGCTAGGAAAAATAACTTTTAAACCAGAGGAGGAATAG
- a CDS encoding YbaN family protein, which translates to MKKKIFTFLGFLFLGFGIIGAFLPIIPTVPFILVAAYFFEKSSEKFYNWLLNNKYFGEHLKDYRVNKGITKKNKIIAILSTIFGMTLGMFFMPFIIGKILLLLILVGVIFHIINVETIKK; encoded by the coding sequence ATGAAGAAAAAGATTTTTACATTTTTAGGTTTCCTATTTTTAGGATTTGGTATCATTGGAGCATTTTTACCTATAATTCCAACTGTGCCTTTTATATTAGTTGCTGCGTATTTTTTTGAAAAAAGTTCAGAGAAATTCTATAACTGGTTGCTTAATAATAAATATTTTGGTGAGCATTTAAAAGATTATAGAGTTAATAAGGGAATTACTAAAAAAAATAAGATTATTGCTATATTATCCACAATTTTTGGGATGACATTAGGAATGTTTTTTATGCCCTTTATCATTGGTAAAATTTTACTTTTACTTATCCTTGTAGGTGTTATTTTTCATATTATAAATGTTGAAACAATAAAAAAATAG
- a CDS encoding CAP domain-containing protein, whose protein sequence is MKKLLGIMVFLLGTLVFGANEDQKVILKLVNRERVSRGLSPMKLNSKLNKLAKIKSDDMYKNRYFSHNSPVYGTPFDLMKKHSVDYMTAGENIAKGQNTPEYVMKSWMDSPGHRKNILNPRFKEMGVSRDEYGNNIWTQMFIGS, encoded by the coding sequence TTGAAAAAATTACTAGGAATAATGGTTTTTCTTTTAGGAACATTGGTTTTTGGAGCTAATGAGGATCAAAAGGTTATTTTAAAATTAGTTAATAGGGAAAGAGTTAGTAGAGGATTAAGTCCTATGAAGTTAAATTCAAAATTAAATAAACTAGCTAAAATAAAATCTGATGATATGTATAAAAATAGATACTTTAGTCATAACTCTCCTGTTTACGGGACACCTTTTGATTTAATGAAAAAGCATAGTGTAGATTATATGACTGCTGGAGAGAATATAGCAAAAGGTCAAAATACACCAGAATATGTTATGAAATCATGGATGGATTCTCCAGGACATAGAAAAAATATTTTAAATCCAAGATTTAAAGAGATGGGAGTCTCAAGAGATGAATATGGAAATAATATCTGGACACAAATGTTTATAGGAAGTTAA
- a CDS encoding helix-turn-helix domain-containing protein — protein sequence MEIGKKIKRLRQEKYLTQDELASRCELSKGFISQVERNLTSPSIANLADILEGLGTNLKDFFSDDGDEKIVFDENDAFELTDSKLKYKVEWIIPNAQKNQMEPILLTLEEGGRYKEEIAHDGQEFGYVLKGEILIHLGDKVHKAKKGEAFYYSSGKNHYLSNCGKGSAKILWVSNPPSF from the coding sequence ATGGAAATCGGAAAAAAAATAAAAAGACTAAGACAAGAAAAATATCTTACTCAAGATGAACTAGCTAGTCGTTGTGAGTTATCAAAAGGATTTATATCACAAGTAGAACGAAACTTAACTTCTCCATCTATTGCAAATTTAGCTGATATCCTTGAAGGTCTTGGAACAAATTTAAAAGATTTCTTTAGTGATGATGGCGATGAAAAAATCGTTTTTGATGAAAATGATGCCTTTGAACTTACAGATTCTAAACTAAAATATAAAGTTGAATGGATTATACCTAATGCCCAAAAAAACCAAATGGAACCTATTTTATTAACTTTAGAAGAGGGTGGAAGATATAAAGAGGAAATTGCCCATGATGGACAAGAGTTTGGTTATGTTTTAAAGGGAGAAATTTTAATACATTTAGGTGATAAAGTTCATAAAGCTAAAAAAGGAGAAGCTTTTTATTATAGCTCTGGTAAAAATCACTATTTATCTAATTGCGGAAAAGGTAGTGCTAAAATTCTTTGGGTTTCAAATCCACCATCATTTTAA
- a CDS encoding CBS domain-containing protein gives MKLSSYLSEKVIIPNIKGNNINELIENLLDQLVENNKSLKNEKAIMKKAVLKREEEASTYLGHGVAIPHARLEHYDDILVAIGFPEKPVMVKTLDNKEEELKIVILVIADVLKGKKILKIMSGISKLAMKNKVILDRIIEEKNPIETIKILEAANIEVDHNITAEDLMTNVPKPVKETNTLEDIAKIIIMEKVSGIPVVDKNNNFLGEITERELISFGMPKYTTILNDLNFMTVGEPFENYLINEKTTTIEELYRREGVVTVDREASLMEVSYLFMNRGVTRIYVVESGKYLGIILRSDIIRKILHI, from the coding sequence ATGAAGCTGTCTAGCTATCTATCGGAAAAAGTAATTATTCCAAACATAAAAGGGAATAATATCAATGAATTGATAGAAAATCTTTTAGATCAACTTGTTGAAAATAACAAATCATTAAAAAATGAAAAGGCTATCATGAAAAAAGCCGTGTTAAAAAGAGAAGAAGAAGCATCAACTTACTTAGGACATGGGGTAGCCATTCCACACGCAAGATTAGAGCATTATGATGATATTTTAGTAGCAATAGGATTTCCAGAAAAACCAGTTATGGTAAAAACACTTGATAACAAAGAGGAAGAGCTAAAAATAGTTATTCTTGTAATAGCTGATGTTTTAAAAGGTAAAAAAATACTAAAGATAATGTCAGGAATATCTAAATTAGCTATGAAAAATAAAGTTATTTTAGATAGAATAATTGAAGAAAAAAATCCAATTGAAACGATAAAAATATTAGAAGCTGCAAATATTGAGGTAGATCATAATATTACAGCTGAAGATTTAATGACTAATGTGCCAAAACCAGTAAAAGAAACTAATACATTAGAGGACATTGCAAAAATAATAATAATGGAAAAGGTTAGTGGAATTCCTGTAGTAGATAAGAATAATAACTTTTTGGGAGAGATAACAGAAAGAGAGTTAATCTCATTTGGAATGCCTAAATACACAACTATTTTAAATGACTTAAACTTCATGACTGTGGGAGAGCCATTTGAAAACTATCTAATAAATGAAAAAACAACAACAATCGAAGAACTTTATAGAAGAGAGGGAGTTGTAACAGTTGATAGAGAAGCTTCATTAATGGAAGTATCATATTTATTTATGAACCGTGGTGTTACGAGAATATATGTTGTTGAAAGTGGAAAGTATCTTGGAATTATTTTAAGATCAGATATTATAAGAAAAATATTACATATATAA
- a CDS encoding ArsB/NhaD family transporter → MLSLILGLGIFIAVFYCIITEKVPGAWATMLGGLAMSMVGIFNEEQALHAVASRLEILFLLIGMMIIVHLISETGVFQWFAITLAKFVRGEPFLLIVFLAIVTAVCSAFLDNVTTILLMAPISILLAGELKLNPFPFVITEIMAANIGGTATLIGDPTQLIIGHESGLGFNEFLFNTSPVAIISMVILLANVYFIYGKDFHVSTELKARIMEMNPSRSLKDKKLLREAGTIFALVILGFVLNNFINKGLAIISLSGAFLLVTIAKRKPADIFKHVEWDTLFFFIGLFMMVLGIEKINVIDMVSDKMIAVTKGNFEFATMSIMTLSALFTSVIGNVANAATVSKIIDVMAPTFKGVHTDALWWALSFGSCLGGNISILGSATNVVAVGVAGKSGCKIDFVKFLKFGALIAIQTLVVAGIYLKLRYM, encoded by the coding sequence ATGTTAAGCTTAATATTAGGGCTTGGTATTTTTATAGCAGTGTTCTATTGTATCATAACAGAAAAGGTACCTGGTGCATGGGCAACGATGCTAGGTGGATTAGCAATGTCAATGGTAGGTATTTTTAATGAAGAGCAAGCATTACACGCTGTAGCAAGTAGATTAGAGATTTTATTTTTATTAATTGGTATGATGATAATAGTTCATTTGATATCTGAAACAGGAGTGTTCCAGTGGTTTGCTATTACATTAGCAAAGTTTGTTAGAGGAGAACCATTTTTACTTATTGTTTTCCTAGCAATAGTGACAGCAGTTTGTTCAGCGTTTTTAGATAACGTAACAACAATTCTACTAATGGCACCAATATCAATATTACTAGCGGGAGAGTTAAAGTTAAACCCATTCCCATTTGTAATAACAGAGATAATGGCAGCAAATATTGGTGGAACAGCAACACTAATAGGTGACCCAACTCAACTAATCATAGGTCATGAAAGTGGATTAGGATTTAACGAATTTTTATTTAATACATCACCAGTTGCAATAATATCAATGGTAATATTACTAGCAAATGTTTACTTCATCTATGGAAAAGATTTCCATGTTTCAACAGAGTTAAAAGCTAGAATTATGGAGATGAACCCAAGTAGAAGTTTGAAAGATAAGAAACTATTAAGAGAAGCAGGAACAATATTTGCGCTAGTAATTCTTGGATTTGTATTAAATAACTTTATAAATAAAGGTCTAGCAATAATCTCTTTAAGTGGAGCATTTTTACTTGTAACAATAGCAAAAAGAAAACCAGCAGATATATTTAAGCACGTAGAGTGGGATACTCTGTTCTTCTTTATTGGATTATTTATGATGGTATTAGGAATTGAAAAAATAAATGTTATCGACATGGTAAGTGACAAAATGATTGCAGTAACTAAAGGAAACTTTGAGTTTGCAACAATGTCTATTATGACTTTATCAGCATTATTTACATCAGTAATAGGAAACGTTGCTAACGCTGCAACAGTTTCAAAAATAATAGATGTTATGGCTCCTACATTTAAAGGGGTTCATACAGATGCACTTTGGTGGGCATTATCTTTTGGTTCATGTTTAGGTGGAAACATCTCTATTCTTGGTTCTGCAACAAACGTAGTAGCAGTTGGTGTAGCAGGAAAATCAGGATGTAAAATAGATTTTGTGAAATTCTTAAAGTTTGGTGCGTTAATAGCGATACAAACTTTAGTGGTAGCAGGAATATATTTAAAATTAAGATATATGTAA
- a CDS encoding LemA family protein: MILGIVFIVLLVILIGYIIGVYNKLVKERNFVDEAFSTIDAYLKKRYDLIPNLVETVKGYKNYEGSTLEAVVAARNKYMTATTPEEKIENENMITGALGKLFALTENYPELKANENFMKLQSELVAIEEDILQARKYYNGSVRVYNTMCETFPSVIVANNFGFKKYPFFKVENEEERQNVKVQF, encoded by the coding sequence ATGATTTTAGGAATAGTATTTATCGTTTTGTTAGTTATTTTAATTGGTTATATTATAGGAGTGTACAATAAGTTAGTTAAAGAAAGAAACTTTGTGGATGAGGCTTTTTCAACAATTGATGCATACTTAAAGAAGAGATATGACTTAATACCAAATTTAGTAGAAACTGTAAAGGGATATAAAAATTATGAAGGTAGTACATTAGAGGCTGTAGTAGCAGCAAGAAACAAATATATGACCGCTACAACTCCAGAAGAAAAAATAGAAAATGAAAATATGATAACAGGTGCTTTAGGAAAATTATTTGCTTTAACAGAAAATTATCCTGAATTAAAAGCAAATGAAAACTTTATGAAGTTACAAAGTGAATTAGTAGCAATAGAGGAAGATATTTTACAAGCAAGAAAATATTATAATGGTAGTGTTAGAGTTTATAATACAATGTGTGAAACATTTCCAAGTGTTATAGTGGCTAATAACTTTGGATTTAAGAAATATCCATTCTTTAAAGTTGAAAATGAAGAGGAAAGACAAAATGTTAAAGTTCAGTTTTAG
- a CDS encoding DUF2207 domain-containing protein: MLKFSFSLFFLLVTTIFADAGYIIDNYKVNVKIDDKNIYSVDENIRVDFLQPRRGIYRIIPEEFNGKEIKVTNIKTNVQTVAKDEGNYIYLRLGDPNRYLTGIKDYIIKYTYNIGWDRNSSYDEVYYNLIGNDWDTTIKKVEFTIELPKSFDSNKVNFTLGKYGSTDTNGVKWNVNGNIISGYTTVDLNPKESVTIALPLPEGYFDFRDQKITYYIFKGVLYLIYLLIPGMAFGLLKKYKDRDSVIQTVEFYPPDNLTPTEIGYYIDGIIHSKDLTSLIFYWANKGYLKVNELKKGGLFTKDEFEIEFLKDKIETEKEFEKYMYNALSAYKNSSNKLNIKDLRNRFYKHIDKAAEILEIDLIMSKKTLYSSKSLRAGGSVRTSILFIIAASFGYFYYFGTSAGIDTAITIILGGLSVLVTLAISGKIKSRTQYGNEILGKILGFKRFLETAEKRKLEMLLEENPSYFYNILPYTIVLGVSSIWADKFKDLVVEPPQWYGGSSMGNAFVLGAFMGSFNNSLSAFNDTMLSAPKAPSNFGGGSSSMGGGSSGGGAGGGGGGSW, encoded by the coding sequence ATGTTAAAGTTCAGTTTTAGTCTATTTTTTCTTTTAGTTACAACTATTTTTGCAGATGCAGGATATATAATTGATAACTATAAAGTAAATGTAAAAATAGATGATAAAAATATCTACAGTGTTGATGAAAATATAAGAGTGGATTTTTTACAGCCAAGACGAGGAATATATAGAATAATTCCAGAGGAGTTTAATGGAAAAGAGATAAAGGTTACAAATATAAAGACGAATGTTCAAACTGTTGCAAAAGATGAAGGGAATTATATCTACTTGAGATTAGGAGATCCAAATAGATATTTGACAGGAATAAAAGATTATATAATAAAATATACCTATAATATAGGTTGGGATAGAAACTCTAGTTATGATGAAGTTTATTATAATCTAATTGGAAATGATTGGGATACGACTATAAAAAAGGTTGAGTTTACTATAGAACTACCTAAAAGTTTTGATAGTAATAAAGTGAATTTTACTCTAGGAAAGTATGGTAGTACAGATACTAATGGGGTTAAATGGAACGTAAATGGAAACATAATAAGTGGTTATACAACAGTAGATTTAAATCCAAAGGAGAGCGTAACGATAGCTTTGCCGTTGCCAGAGGGATATTTTGATTTTAGAGATCAAAAAATAACTTATTATATATTTAAGGGTGTTTTATATCTAATATACCTTCTTATTCCAGGAATGGCATTTGGACTTTTAAAAAAATATAAAGATAGAGATAGTGTTATTCAAACGGTTGAATTTTATCCTCCTGATAATCTTACACCAACAGAAATAGGATATTATATAGATGGAATTATACATTCTAAAGATTTAACAAGTTTAATTTTTTATTGGGCTAATAAAGGTTATTTAAAAGTTAATGAGTTGAAAAAAGGTGGGTTATTTACAAAGGATGAATTTGAAATAGAATTCTTAAAAGATAAAATAGAAACAGAAAAAGAGTTTGAAAAATATATGTACAATGCTCTATCTGCTTATAAGAATTCATCAAATAAATTAAATATTAAAGATTTAAGAAACAGATTTTATAAACACATTGATAAAGCAGCAGAAATTTTAGAGATAGATTTAATTATGAGTAAAAAAACTTTATATAGCTCTAAAAGCTTAAGAGCTGGTGGGAGTGTTAGAACATCTATTTTATTCATAATAGCTGCTAGTTTTGGATACTTTTATTATTTTGGTACAAGTGCAGGAATAGATACAGCAATCACTATTATATTAGGTGGGTTATCAGTATTAGTGACCTTAGCTATAAGTGGTAAAATAAAAAGTAGAACACAATACGGAAACGAAATTTTAGGAAAAATACTCGGCTTTAAAAGATTTTTAGAAACAGCAGAGAAAAGAAAATTAGAGATGTTATTAGAAGAAAATCCAAGTTATTTTTATAATATACTTCCTTATACAATTGTATTAGGAGTTAGTAGTATTTGGGCAGATAAATTTAAAGATCTTGTAGTTGAACCTCCTCAGTGGTACGGCGGTTCTAGTATGGGGAATGCATTTGTATTAGGTGCTTTCATGGGAAGCTTTAATAACTCTTTGTCTGCTTTTAATGATACAATGTTATCCGCTCCAAAGGCTCCAAGTAATTTTGGTGGAGGTAGTTCATCTATGGGTGGAGGTTCATCAGGAGGTGGAGCTGGTGGAGGTGGAGGCGGAAGCTGGTAA
- the speE gene encoding polyamine aminopropyltransferase — MLDLWFTEKWSENTRFSIKVKEHLYSEETPFQKIDFFTSNEYGRFFTLDGMIMITEKDEFIYHEMITHVPMCTNLNIKRVLVIGGGDGGTVRELTRYSTIEKIDMVEIDERVVRLSQKFLPFTADKLEDKRVTLYYQDGLKFVEDCPSEMYDLILVDSTDPISVGEGLFTTEFYKNCYRVLKNDGILVNQHESPYYERYSQEMKKAHNKIKKIFPIAKVYQFHQPTYASGHWLFGFASKKYNPTLDCKIEEWNKLNIQTRYYNTDIQRATFALPNYVKTQLEEK; from the coding sequence ATGTTAGATTTATGGTTTACAGAAAAATGGTCAGAGAATACAAGATTCTCTATTAAAGTTAAAGAACATTTATATTCAGAGGAAACACCTTTTCAAAAAATAGATTTCTTTACTTCAAATGAATATGGAAGATTTTTTACACTTGATGGAATGATAATGATAACTGAAAAAGATGAATTCATATATCACGAGATGATAACTCATGTTCCAATGTGTACAAATTTAAATATAAAAAGGGTATTGGTAATAGGTGGCGGAGATGGAGGTACAGTAAGAGAACTTACAAGATACTCCACTATAGAAAAAATAGATATGGTTGAGATAGATGAAAGAGTTGTAAGATTATCTCAAAAATTTTTACCATTTACAGCAGATAAATTAGAAGACAAAAGGGTGACCTTATATTATCAAGATGGTTTAAAATTTGTAGAAGATTGTCCAAGTGAAATGTATGATTTAATACTAGTTGATTCAACAGATCCAATATCTGTAGGAGAGGGTCTTTTTACAACTGAGTTTTATAAAAATTGTTATAGAGTTTTAAAAAACGATGGGATTTTAGTAAATCAACACGAATCTCCATATTATGAAAGATATTCTCAAGAGATGAAAAAAGCTCACAATAAGATCAAAAAAATATTTCCTATAGCAAAAGTTTATCAGTTTCATCAACCAACATATGCATCAGGACATTGGTTATTTGGATTTGCATCAAAAAAATATAATCCAACTTTAGATTGTAAAATTGAAGAATGGAATAAGTTAAATATTCAAACTAGATACTATAATACTGATATTCAAAGAGCGACATTTGCTTTACCAAACTATGTAAAAACTCAATTAGAAGAAAAATAA
- a CDS encoding EAL domain-containing protein gives MLKVFILCFLLTQILLAAGYIPKNIKEEKVLESYREHQLVLGLKTSDFDNTIIDNQSLNTIIEDLFKNYLGLNVQIVKGNWSELLAMYNRKEIDILGSVTQSEERKENSVFSLPLYDDSIYLATSNTEKYDLKNLKNLNEKDIYVTKNSIYTGYLKKFLRGNDIKVNIVEVEDSFLEQDKIFLTSKYNIRGWENIIKIGYLPDISIGLQKRLNDLAAIVNNALLEKYQGDITKYLEKQSNVIYKNKFLESLTLEEREYLNNLSQVTIALEPNNTLSYYSKDLKRFVGVIPFFIEKFSKRTGINFKIINDRNNNWNNIYNDFLKKKIRVVPLPENKEWNDDIIFTEPIYKPTLYKVSSFFSHNTKIGVVRGSIEESFVQEYYLKNDILFFKSYDELEKALNSYIINAAFLFDINKMDTSKFKVDEFMEIPISLGLYKSDEILKKIINKGIKNGLSLKKLEEEADIMKKQEAFNEYQHFQLTNKILYLLLAISTIFVMISIYKILLNHKMTKELKKDLITTLPNRIEFLNFINEKKDMKGFAVVVDINNFKELNDKYGQSSGDDILRIVADKLKRIFKNQNIFRVSGDEFYIFSEDEFLIERLERLKKEMHSLKLSYQVDLSIGFYKNNNKDLETAFKYGYMAMEDVKKKNNFYYIEATEDLIKKKEREYSIKSLLRNKNLKGLYGVYQPKFSIKSKEIIGAEALARWSDEKLGFISPGEFIPIAEEINLIHLIDYKIASDAINFVKNLKENGYINDNFKMSFNLSMKSLERDDVVSVIKNLLKENGISGDYMEIEITESIFSTNLKTTLEKINELKKINISFSMDDFTAGHSTVSLLPLIPLDVIKFDKGILDAIGTKGDLVASNIYMALVGLIKDLNLKIVSEGIETKLQLEFLEKANVDIGQGYIFSKPIEDLEFIKKLTKKNTGS, from the coding sequence ATGCTAAAGGTTTTTATATTGTGTTTTCTTTTGACTCAAATTTTATTAGCTGCTGGTTATATACCTAAAAATATTAAAGAGGAAAAAGTTCTAGAAAGTTATAGAGAACATCAACTAGTTTTAGGTTTAAAAACATCAGATTTTGACAATACTATTATAGATAATCAATCATTAAACACTATAATAGAGGATTTATTTAAAAATTATTTAGGTTTGAATGTACAAATAGTAAAAGGGAATTGGAGTGAATTACTAGCAATGTACAATAGAAAAGAGATTGATATTTTAGGGTCTGTTACTCAAAGTGAGGAAAGAAAAGAAAACAGTGTATTTAGTCTACCTTTGTATGATGACTCAATCTATTTAGCTACTTCAAATACAGAAAAATATGATTTAAAAAATTTGAAAAATTTAAATGAAAAAGATATTTATGTTACTAAAAATTCAATTTATACAGGATATTTGAAAAAATTTTTAAGAGGCAATGATATAAAAGTTAATATAGTTGAAGTTGAAGATAGCTTTTTAGAGCAAGATAAAATATTTTTAACATCTAAATATAATATAAGAGGATGGGAAAATATTATTAAAATTGGTTATCTTCCGGATATATCAATAGGATTACAAAAGAGATTAAATGATTTAGCAGCAATAGTAAATAATGCTCTTTTAGAGAAATATCAAGGTGATATTACAAAATATTTAGAAAAGCAATCTAATGTAATATATAAAAATAAGTTTTTAGAATCGTTAACACTAGAGGAGAGAGAGTACTTGAATAATCTTTCTCAAGTTACAATAGCTTTAGAACCAAATAATACATTAAGCTATTATTCAAAAGATTTAAAAAGATTTGTAGGTGTTATTCCGTTTTTTATAGAAAAATTTTCTAAAAGAACAGGCATAAATTTTAAAATAATAAATGATCGAAATAATAATTGGAATAATATATATAATGATTTTTTAAAGAAAAAAATTCGAGTAGTCCCATTACCAGAAAATAAAGAATGGAATGATGATATAATCTTTACAGAACCAATATATAAGCCAACATTATATAAAGTCTCTAGTTTTTTCTCACATAATACTAAGATAGGAGTAGTAAGAGGATCAATAGAGGAGAGTTTTGTACAAGAATATTATTTGAAAAACGATATTTTATTTTTTAAAAGTTATGATGAATTAGAAAAAGCATTGAATAGTTATATAATAAATGCAGCTTTTTTATTTGATATTAATAAAATGGATACAAGTAAGTTTAAAGTTGATGAATTTATGGAGATTCCAATATCTTTAGGGTTATATAAAAGCGATGAGATATTAAAAAAGATAATAAATAAAGGTATAAAAAATGGATTAAGTTTAAAAAAGTTAGAAGAAGAAGCAGATATAATGAAAAAGCAAGAAGCTTTTAATGAGTATCAGCACTTTCAATTAACAAATAAGATACTGTATTTATTGTTAGCTATTTCTACAATATTCGTAATGATCTCTATTTATAAAATACTTTTAAATCACAAAATGACAAAAGAACTAAAAAAAGATTTAATTACAACTCTTCCAAATAGAATTGAATTCTTGAATTTTATTAATGAAAAAAAAGATATGAAGGGATTTGCCGTAGTAGTAGATATCAATAATTTTAAAGAGCTAAATGATAAATATGGTCAAAGCTCAGGAGATGATATACTAAGAATTGTAGCAGATAAACTAAAAAGAATATTTAAAAATCAAAATATTTTTAGAGTTTCAGGAGATGAGTTTTATATTTTTAGTGAAGATGAATTTTTAATTGAAAGGTTAGAACGATTAAAAAAAGAGATGCACTCTTTAAAATTAAGTTATCAAGTAGATTTAAGTATTGGTTTTTATAAAAACAATAATAAAGATTTAGAAACTGCTTTTAAATATGGGTATATGGCTATGGAAGATGTAAAGAAAAAAAATAATTTTTATTATATTGAAGCTACTGAGGATTTAATAAAGAAAAAAGAGAGAGAGTATTCGATAAAATCACTATTAAGAAATAAAAATTTAAAAGGGTTATATGGCGTATATCAACCAAAATTTAGTATAAAAAGTAAGGAAATTATTGGAGCAGAAGCTTTAGCGAGATGGAGTGATGAAAAGTTAGGTTTTATATCACCTGGAGAGTTTATACCAATTGCAGAAGAGATTAATTTAATACATTTAATTGATTATAAAATAGCAAGTGATGCTATAAATTTTGTAAAAAATTTAAAAGAAAATGGCTATATAAACGATAATTTTAAAATGTCTTTTAATCTATCTATGAAATCTCTTGAAAGAGATGATGTAGTGTCTGTAATTAAAAATTTACTAAAAGAAAATGGTATTTCAGGGGACTATATGGAGATTGAAATAACAGAGTCTATATTTTCAACAAATTTAAAAACAACTTTGGAAAAAATAAATGAATTAAAAAAAATAAACATATCATTTTCAATGGATGACTTTACAGCAGGACACTCCACTGTAAGTTTATTACCACTAATACCTTTAGATGTAATAAAATTTGATAAAGGTATTTTAGATGCTATAGGAACTAAAGGAGATTTAGTTGCATCGAATATATATATGGCTTTAGTAGGACTTATAAAGGATTTAAATCTTAAAATTGTATCAGAAGGAATAGAAACAAAGTTACAACTAGAATTTTTAGAAAAAGCGAATGTTGATATTGGACAAGGATATATTTTTAGTAAACCTATAGAAGACCTGGAATTTATAAAGAAGTTAACAAAAAAAAATACAGGCTCTTAA